Proteins encoded by one window of Sorex araneus isolate mSorAra2 chromosome 3, mSorAra2.pri, whole genome shotgun sequence:
- the ARHGAP32 gene encoding rho GTPase-activating protein 32 isoform X3 — protein sequence MKSRPTKQKLKQRGILKERVFGCDLGEHLLNSGFEVPQVLQSCTAFIERYGIVDGIYRLSGVASNIQRLRHEFDSEHVPDLTKEPYVQDIHSVGSLCKLYFRELPNPLLTYQLYEKFSDAVSAATDEERLIKIHDVIQQLPPPHYRTLEFLMRHLSLLADYCSITNMHAKNLAIVWAPNLLRSKQIESACFSGTAAFMEVRIQSVVVEFILNHVDVLFSGKISAVIQEGAAALSRPKSLLVSSPSTKLLTLEEAQARTQAQVNSPMVTENKYIEVGEGPAALQGKFHTIIEFPLERRRPQNKMKKSPVGSWRSFFNLGKSSSMSKRKLQRNESEPSEMKAMALKGGRAEGTLRSAKSEESLTSLHAVDGDSKLFRPRRPRSSSDALSASFNGDMLGNRCNSYDNLPRDHESEEEVGLLHIPALISPHSADDVDLSPPDIGVASLDFDPMSFQCSPPKADTECLESGASFLDSLGYSKEAPGSERKEAEVGGGQGQTPGSTASSEPVSPLQEKLSPFFTLDLSPPEERSSKPSTFTEKVVYALSPKIGRKLSKSPSLNISEPISVTLPPRVSEVLGTPSSSTAQSASGTPWNRSVDDESDGAHRSSTQPGPMRAKESEAPAARDGGVQALEPVVAAAAAVAAEPAASELPGTEEPPTPSTQGQAGLGGENQTGAVAHDPPQDPVPVSSASIIPPPPPPKNAARLLALALAESAQQASTQTLRRPGASPAGPPDCGAAAAAATAEDRAAGSYPSGALDKAYFQTERPGEQPPLHDGGAGLCDLPGSDAAPPAGDPDAHCQAQESGEPLQPADPPGSQPPRASSSSGEPDKPRAAPAASPEPQCEDLLSFPEEQPEKRQHSVSFLDLDPSQLHFYNADQPPAAILGPGGETTAHHPPELLGKALAPSSFPRDRQHLPSGSPDEHPGTAATATLGYLAAAEAVTWDAVEPPMATESAAATLPRSHRTNRPLPPPPSQHPRMGHGPAGSSVGLAAPHKVAGPAPAPERPPEPRAMADPGLVLVGEVAAAPQGPVSAAGSQPGLPEKVREGTRAPPLQLRAESVPVYSACGFSAPIPPTRTLESKIAAAMHAGTADVPGASAYHPFAAACSASVDDGLPLPLPMPQPKHAPQKTAYAAFSRPDFPAEPFGPESCVHFTMTPGCQFRPQSVPPHHSKLEQHAVYGARSEPTASVGPHYGTYMAPGRSAAGLHSKPCSRVEYVPSLGSSIRNPCYPEDVPPYPTIRRVQSLHAPPASMIRSVPISRTEVPPDDEPAYCPRPLYQYKPYQPTQARSDYHVTQLQPYFENGRVHYRYSPYASASTSYFSPDGALCDVDAYSTVQLRPLHRLPARDFALYHPRLQGKSLYGGYSGLPPRPRATAAGYFSSNDHSIVAPMPPPAEAKATYASWDLEDMEKYRLQSLQRETRARQKAKGPVMSQYDNMAPAGQDDLGGIYVIHLRSKSDPGKTGLLSVAEAKEGRAPAKAVSPQGGDERFYRKHPEPELDRAHPHAGYGNGQAEKPALPQKQSSLRGRKPPEVGCGLAEHRAHQEASHRQLSEPKNGPPFPPGPLDYGPKGLADAAEPGGYHNSGGKYVPSGQESLTLRLNPKEGRLFKEPERARAPRPAARPDCCKEEEALAMAAGPPPKPERSRSLKLHHGQAGERDPAGPYHYPPAHGKRHGGAAVVSQYDNLEGYHSLPQHQHPRAGFGGASGGPCLPAGFPHPQSRTYATALGQGAFLPAELALQRPEAQVHAE from the exons TCATGAATTTGACTCTGAGCACGTCCCCGACCTGACGAAAGAACCGTATGTGCAAGACATCCACTCGGTGGGCTCCCTCTGCAAGCTCTATTTCCGGGAGCTGCCCAACCCGCTGCTCACCTACCAGCTGTACGAGAAGTTCTCA GATGCCGTTTCTGCAGCGACAGATGAAGAAAGGCTGATAAAAATTCACGATGTCATCCAGCAGCTGCCCCCACCTCACTACAG AACACTGGAGTTCCTAATGAGACACTTGTCTCTTCTAGCTGACTATTGCTCCATCACAAATATGCATGCCAAAAACCTCGCCATTGTCTGGGCTCCAAACCTGCTCAG ATCAAAGCAGATAGAATCCGCCTGCTTCAGTGGGACAGCAGCGTTCATGGAAGTCCGAATCCAGTCTGTGGTGGTTGAATTCATCCTCAATCACGTGGATGTGCTCTTCAGTGGGAAGATCAGTGCGGTCATTCAGGAGGGAGCAG CTGCTCTGTCAAGACCCAAGTCTCTGCTGGTCTCCTCTCCGTCTACCAAGCTGCTCAcgctggaggaggcccaggcacGGACACAAGCACAGGTCAATTCTCCGATGGTGACGGAGAATAAGTACATCGAAGTGGGAGAGGGTCCCGCCGCGCTTCAGGGGAAATTTCACACCATCATCGAGTTCCCACTGGAAAG GAGGAGGCCTCAAAACAAGATGAAGAAATCTCCTGTGGGCAGCTGGCGGTCCTTCTTCAACCTGGGGAAATCCTCCTCCATGTCCAAGCGCAAGCTGCAGCGCAATGAGAGCGAGCCCTCGGAGATGAAGGCCATGGCTCTGAAAG GAGGAAGAGCAGAAGGAACCCTCCGCTCAGCGAAAAGCGAAGAGTCGCTCACTTCTCTCCACGCCGTCGATG gtGACTCCAAGCTCTTCCGGCCCAGAAGGCCCCGGTCCAGCAGTGATGCTCTGAGCGCCTCCTTCAACGGGGACATGCTGGGCAACCGCTGTAACTCCTACGACAACCTGCCCCGGGACCACGAGAGCGAGGAGGAAGTGGGGCTGCTGCACATCCCCGCTCTCATCTCTCCTCACTCCGCGGACGACGTGGACCTGAGCCCCCCCGACATCGGGGTAGCCAGCCTGGATTTTGACCCCATGTCATTTCAGTGTAGCCCCCCCAAGGCCGACACCGAGTGTCTGGAGAGCGGCGCCTCCTTCTTGGACTCGCTCGGATACTCCAAGGAGGCGCCAGGCAGCGAGAGGAAGGAGGCGGAGGTgggcggcgggcagggccagACCCCGGGCAGCACGGCCAGCTCCGAGCCTGTCTCCCCGCTGCAGGAGAAGCTGAGCCCCTTTTTTACCCTGGACCTGAGCCCGCCCGAGGAGAGGTCCTCGAAGCCCTCCACCTTCACGGAGAAGGTGGTCTACGCTCTCTCCCCCAAGATCGGCCGGAAGCTGAGCAAGTCCCCGTCCCTGAACATCTCGGAGCCCATCTCGGTCACCCTGCCCCCGCGGGTGTCAGAAGTGCTGGGGACCCCCTCCAGTAGCACGGCCCAGAGCGCCTCAGGAACGCCCTGGAACAGAAGCGTCGACGATGAGAGCGATGGCGCACACAGATCCTCCACCCAGCCAGGCCCCATGAGAGCCAAGGAGAGCGAGGCCCCGGCCGCCCGCGATGGGGGAGTCCAGGCCCTGGAGccggtggtggcggcggcggcggcggtggccgcCGAGCCTGCAGCATCTGAGTTGCCGGGAACAGAGGAGCCGCCGACGCCCAGCACTCAGGGTCAGGCTGGACTTGGTGGAGAGAATCAGACAG GAGCAGTTGCCCATGACCCCCCTCAGGATCCCGTTCCCGTCAGTTCAGCCTCCATTATCCCGCCACCGCCGCCTCCGAAAAACGCAGCGCGCCTGTTGGCGTTAGCGTTAGCCGAGTCGGCGCAGCAAGCTTCCACTCAGACCCTGAGGAGACCAGGGGCCTCCCCAGCTGGCCCCCCAGACTGCGGGGCTGCGGCGGCGGCAGCAACTGCCGAGGACCGAGCGGCCGGCTCCTACCCTAGTGGTGCGCTCGATAAAGCCTATTTCCAGACGGAGCGGCCGGGGGAGCAGCCGCCCCTCCACGACGGTGGGGCGGGGCTCTGTGACCTGCCCGGGTCAGACGCAGCGCCCCCCGCGGGGGATCCCGATGCCCACTGCCAAGCCCAGGAATCCGGGGAGCCCCTCCAGCCCGCCGACCCCCCGGGGAGTCAGCCCCCtcgcgcctcctcctcctccggagAGCCAGACAAGCCCAGAGCGGCCCCCGCGGCCTCGCCCGAGCCTCAGTGTGAGGACCTCCTGAGCTTCCCCGAGGAGCAGCCCGAGAAGAGGCAGCACAGCGTCTCCTTCCTGGACCTGGACCCGTCCCAGTTGCACTTCTACAACGCCGACCAGCCCCCCGCCGCCATCCTGGGCCCCGGCGGGGAGACCACGGCCCACCACCCGCCAGAACTGCTGGGCAAAGCTCTGGCGCCTTCGAGTTTCCCACGGGACAGACAACACCTGCCCTCCGGGTCCCCCGACGAGCACCCCGGCACGGCCGCCACCGCCACCCTGGGTTACCTGGCAGCCGCGGAAGCGGTCACCTGGGATGCCGTCGAGCCCCCGATGGCCACAGAGTCCGCTGCCGCCACCCTCCCACGTTCGCACAGGACTAAccgtcccctgcccccgcctccttCCCAGCACCCGCGCATGGGGCACGGGCCAGCAGGCAGCAGCGTGGGGCTGGCCGCCCCCCACAAG GTTGCAggaccagcccctgcccctgagAGGCCGCCGGAACCCAGAGCCATGGCTGACCCGGGCCTTGTCCTGGTCGGCGAGGTGGCCGCTGCGCCTCAGGGCCCCGTGTCTGCCGCTGGGTCGCAGCCGGGCCTCCCGGAGAAGGTGCGGGAAGGCACGAGGGCGCCCCCGCTGCAGCTGCGCGCCGAGTCGGTCCCCGTGTACTCCGCCTGCGGCTTCTCGGCGCCCATCCCACCCACCCGGACGCTGGAGAGCAAGATCGCCGCGGCCATGCACGCGGGCACTGCCGACGTGCCCGGCGCCTCTGCGTACCACCCCTTCGCCGCCGCGTGCTCGGCATCTGTGGACGACGGCCTCCCGCTGCCCCTCCCGATGCCGCAGCCCAAGCACGCGCCCCAGAAGACGGCCTACGCCGCCTTCAGCCGGCCCGACTTCCCCGCCGAGCCCTTTGGCCCAGAAAGCTGTGTGCACTTCACCATGACGCCCGGCTGCCAGTTCCGCCCCCAGAGCGTCCCCCCGCACCACAGCAAACTGGAGCAGCACGCCGTGTACGGGGCCAGGTCCGAGCCGACGGCCTCCGTGGGGCCCCACTACGGCACATACATGGCCCCGGGCAGGAGCGCGGCCGGGCTCCACTCGAAACCCTGCAGCCGGGTGGAGTATGtcccctccctgggctcctccatcCGGAACCCTTGCTACCCTGAAGACGTGCCCCCCTACCCCACCATCCGGAGGGTGCAGTCCCTCCACGCCCCGCCGGCCTCCATGATCCGCTCCGTTCCCATCTCGCGGACGGAAGTGCCCCCCGACGACGAGCCAGCctactgcccccgccccctgtaCCAGTACAAGCCATATCAGCCCACCCAGGCCCGCTCCGACTACCACGTCACCCAGCTGCAGCCTTACTTCGAGAACGGCCGGGTCCACTACCGCTACAGCCCCTACGCCAGCGCGTCCACCTCCTACTTCAGCCCCGACGGGGCCCTGTGTGACGTCGATGCCTACAGCACCGTGCAGCTGCGGCCCCTGCACCGCCTCCCTGCCCGGGACTTCGCGCTCTACCACCCCCGGCTGCAGGGGAAGAGCCTGTACGGCGGCTACTCGGGGCTGCCCCCGCGGCCCAGGGCCACCGCGGCCGGCTACTTCTCCAGTAACGACCACAGCATCGTCGCCCCAATGCCGCCCCCGGCCGAGGCCAAGGCCACCTACGCCTCGTGGGACCTGGAGGACATGGAGAAGTACCGGCTGCAGTCCCTGCAGAGGGAGACCCGCGCCCGGCAGAAGGCCAAGGGGCCTGTCATGTCTCAGTACGACAACATGGCGCCCGCCGGCCAGGACGACCTGGGGGGCATCTATGTCATCCACCTGCGCAGCAAGTCCGATCCTGGGAAAACTGGACTCCTCTCCGTGGCCGAGGCCAAGGAGGGCCGGGCCCCCGCCAAGGCCGTGAGTCCCCAGGGCGGCGACGAGCGCTTCTACAGGAAGCACCCGGAGCCGGAGCTGGACCGGGCCCACCCCCACGCCGGCTACGGCAACGGGCAGGCTGAGAAGCCGGCGCTGCCGCAGAAGCAGAGCAGCCTCCGGGGCCGGAAGCCGCCCGAGGTGGGCTGCGGCCTGGCCGAGCACCGGGCGCACCAGGAAGCAAGCCATAGGCAGCTGAGCGAGCCCAAGAACGGGCCCCCCTTCCCGCCGGGGCCCCTCGATTACGGGCCCAAAGGCCTCGCGGACGCCGCCGAGCCCGGCGGCTACCACAACTCCGGCGGGAAGTACGTCCCGTCGGGCCAGGAGTCGTTGACGTTGAGGCTCAACCCCAAGGAGGGCAGACTCTTCAAAGAGCCCGAGcgggcccgcgccccccggccggCCGCACGCCCGGACTGCTGCAAGGAGGAGGAGGCCCTGGCCATGGCCGCTGGGCCGCCTCCGAAGCCTGAGAGGAGCCGCAGCCTGAAACTGCACCACGGCCAGGCCGGGGAGAGGGACCCCGCCGGGCCCTACCACTACCCCCCGGCGCACGGCAAGCGGCACGGGGGTGCGGCGGTGGTGTCCCAGTACGACAACCTGGAGGGCTACCactccctgccccagcaccagCACCCGCGAGCAGGCTTCGGGGGGGCCTCGGGGGGCCCCTGCCTGCCCGCCGGCTTCCCCCACCCGCAGAGCAGGACCTACGCCACGGCACTGGGCCAGGGAGCCTTCCTGCCCGCCGAGCTGGCCTTGCAGCGGCCCGAGGCACAGGTCCACGCAGAATGA